The Arachis hypogaea cultivar Tifrunner chromosome 14, arahy.Tifrunner.gnm2.J5K5, whole genome shotgun sequence genome has a segment encoding these proteins:
- the LOC112798176 gene encoding uncharacterized protein isoform X3, which produces MAMDLSRITVRPFKLADADDMLLWAGDDRVTGNTRLDVCVSKEQAIAFIRDECMAQEFKRSICMDDRSIGIIWVIPWLGEDNFKADLGYAIGFKYWGKGIATKAVKIVLSQVFNVLPYLKRLQAFTLVENKASQRVLQKSCNHNRSLG; this is translated from the exons ATGGCAATGGACCTCTCAAGAATCACGGTGAGGCCATTCAAGCTAGCCGACGCGGACGACATGTTGTTATGGGCCGGCGACGATAGAGTCACCGGCAATACACGATTGGATGTCTGTGTATCCAAAGAACAAGCCATAGCATTCATCAGAGATGAATGCATGGCGCAAGAATTCAAAAGATCTATTTGCATGGACGACCGGTCGATTGGGATTATTTGGGTGATTCCATGGCTTGGTGAAGACAACTTCAAGGCTGATTTAGGGTATGCAATAGGGTTCAAGTATTGGGGCAAAGGAATAGCCACAAAAGCAGTGAAGATTGTTTTGTCACAAGTGTTCAATGTGTTACCTTATTTGAAGAGGTTGCAAGCTTTTACCCTTGTGGAGAACAAGGCCTCCCAAAGGGTGTTGCAAAAG tCGTGTAATCACAATCGTTCTCTTGGATAA
- the LOC112798163 gene encoding transcription initiation factor TFIID subunit 6-like isoform X2, giving the protein MSIVGKERIEVIAQSIGITNLSPDVALSLAPDVEYRLRDIMQESIKCMRHSRRTTLTADDVDSALSLRNVEPIYGFASGGPLRFKRALGHRDLFYIEDKDLDLKDVIEAPLPKAPLDTAVTCHWLAIEGVQPAIPENAPVDVISVPAEAKKNEQKDDNLPVDIKLPVKHVLSRELQLYFDKVTELTLTQSESVLFKEALVSLATDSGLHPLVPYFTCFIADELHQLMPSVVTCLVAKRLGSRLADNHWELRDFTANLVASICKRFGHVYSNLQSRLTKTLVNAFLDPKKALTQHYGAIQGLAALGPNVVRLLLLPNLEPYIRLLEPEMLLEKQRNEVKRHEAWRVYGSLLRAAGQCIYDRLKIFPTFPSSLPHAVLKTNARVLMSSPYKRKASLEQLEEQPPLKKTNTDGEVGVVLTNSSPSHKQGEAGTQASSVDSIIGSSSASEQMKNDTISNAVVRSNKVDTRSWKTSAALAQVWKDELNSGRILVSLFELFGEDILPFIQAPELYMFL; this is encoded by the exons ATGAGCATAGTAGGGAAGGAGAGAATAGAGGTGATTGCTCAGAGCATCGGAATTACGAACTTGTCCCCCGATGTCGCTCTCTCCCTCGCTCCCGACGTCGAATACCGCCTCCGCGACATCATGCAGGAATCTATCAAGTGCATGCGCCACTCTCGCCGCACCACTTTAACCGCCGACGATGTTGACAGTGCTCTCTCCTTGAGGAACGTCGAG CCTATATATGGATTTGCATCTGGTGGTCCTTTACGTTTCAAGAGAGCTCTCGGACACAGAGATTTGTTCTATATTGAAGATAAGGATCTTGACTTAAAAGAT GTCATTGAAGCTCCTCTACCGAAAGCGCCACTTGATACTGCGGTCACCTGCCACTGGCTTGCAATTGAAGGTGTACAGCCTGCTATCCCGGAAAATGCTCCTGTAGACG TGATTTCAGTTCCTGCCGAAGCCAAAAAGAATGAACAGAAGGATGATAACCTTCCTGTTGACATCAAATTACCCGTTAAGCATGTATTGTCTAGAGAGCTTCAG CTGTATTTTGATAAAGTGACTGAGCTAACTTTGACTCAGTCTGAGTCGGTTCTGTTTAAGGAAGCATTAGTAAGTTTGGCCACCGATTCAGGACTTCATCCATTAGTTCCTTATTTCACATGCTTTATAGCAGACGAG CTGCACCAGTTGATGCCATCTGTTGTCACCTGTCTTGTGGCCAAAAGGTTGGGTAGTAGATTGGCAGACAACCATTGGGAACTTAGAGACTTTACAGCTAACCTGGTCGCCTCAATTTGCAAAAG GTTTGGTCATGTTTATAGTAATCTACAGTCTAGGTTAACAAAAACATTGGTGAATGCATTCTTGGATCCCAAGAAAGCACTGACACAACACTATGGTGCAATTCAAGGGTTGGCAGCATTAGGGCCCAATGTG gttCGCCTTCTTTTGCTGCCAAATCTTGAACCATATATAAGACTTCTGGAACCAGAGATGCTTCTTGAGAAGCAGAGGAATGAAGTCAAAAGGCATGAAGCATGGCGTGTTTATGGATCCTTGCTG CGTGCTGCAGGTCAGTGTATTTATGATCGACTGAAAATATTCCCGACTTTCCCGTCTTCTCTTCCTCATGCTGTCTTGAAGACCAATGCAAGAGTTCTCATGTCTTCACCTT ATAAACGCAAGGCAAGCCTTGAGCAGTTGGAAGAGCAGCCACCTTTGAAGAAAACTAATACTGATGGTGAGGTTGGTGTGGTTCTGACAAATTCCTCACCGTCTCATAAGCAAGGGGAGGCAGGGACTCAAGCCTCTTCAGTTGATTCAATCATTGGCTCATCATCGGCTTCTGAACAGATGAAAAATGACACAATTTCTAATGCCGTAGTTAGAAGTAACAAGGTTGATACCCGTTCATGGAAAACATCGGCTGCCCTTGCCCAAGTTTGGAAGGATGAGCTGAATTCTGGGCGTATCCTGGTATCATTGTTTGAGTTGTTTGGTGAAGACATTCTTCCCTTCATTCAGGCCCCTGAGTTGTATATGTTCTTGTAA
- the LOC112798177 gene encoding uncharacterized protein, with amino-acid sequence MSVEILDGATIMSFLQDEEAFSVLVGNRFAYLDADHDGLLSYAEMLKELQSLRVFETHFGVDVEPDPDELARVYESLFIQFDHNLNGTVDLEEFKKETKQMMLAMADGMGFLPVQMVLEEDSLLKKAVERECNKVSA; translated from the coding sequence ATGAGTGTGGAAATTTTGGATGGTGCCACAattatgagcttccttcaagatgAAGAAGCATTTAGTGTGTTAGTAGGAAACAGGTTTGCTTACCTCGATGCAGACCACGATGGCCTTCTCTCCTATGCAGAGATGTTGAAGGAGTTGCAAAGCCTGAGGGTGTTTGAGACTCACTTTGGTGTTGATGTGGAGCCTGACCCAGATGAGCTTGCTCGCGTGTACGAATCCTTGTTCATACAGTTCGACCACAACTTGAATGGGACGGTAGATCTTGAAGAATTCAAGAAGGAAACCAAGCAGATGATGCTTGCCATGGCAGATGGAATGGGATTCTTGCCGGTTCAGATGGTCTTGGAAGAAGATAGCCTACTGAAGAAAGCTGTTGAAAGGGAGTGCAATAAAGTATCTGCTTAA
- the LOC112798174 gene encoding CASP-like protein 4D1, whose protein sequence is MIEGKENCTNLINFRMDSNSAPSSSTVSRSVILVLRVLTFVFLLIALILISVTKGTEDTTNGSVEAKFSDIHAYRYMISTIVIGFVYNLMQMVLSIFNVVSEKHVCGDFGYVFDFFGDKIISYFLISGSAAGYGASEDLHRFFKAEDLPFNSFFAKANASASLLLVGFLCNAIASIFTSFALPKKA, encoded by the exons ATGATAGAAGGCAAAGAAAATTGCaccaatttaattaattttaggaTGGATAGTAATAGTGCACCTTCAAGTTCCACAGTTTCAAGAAGTGTGATTCTCGTTTTGAGGGTCTTAACCTTTGTGTTCCTTCTCATTGCTCTcatactcatttctgtaaccaaGGGCACTGAAGATACAACAAATGGTTCTGTAGAAGCCAAGTTCAGCGACATTCATGCTTATCG ATACATGATCTCGACAATAGTCATTGGATTTGTATACAACCTCATGCAAATGGTGCTCTCAATCTTCAATGTGGTATCTGAAAAGCATGTATGCGGTGATTTTGGCTATGTATTTGATTTCTTTGGTGACAAG ATTATATCATATTTCCTAATTTCGGGTTCAGCTGCTGGATATGGCGCCTCTGAAGATTTACACAGATTTTTCAAAGCAGAAGATCTTCCTTTCAATTCGTTTTTTGCAAAAGCAAACGCCTCAGCGAGCCTTCtccttgttggatttctttgCAATGCCATAGCATCAATTTTCACGTCATTTGCTTTGCCAAAGAAAGCTTAA
- the LOC112798163 gene encoding transcription initiation factor TFIID subunit 6-like isoform X1: protein MSIVGKERIEVIAQSIGITNLSPDVALSLAPDVEYRLRDIMQESIKCMRHSRRTTLTADDVDSALSLRNVEPIYGFASGGPLRFKRALGHRDLFYIEDKDLDLKDVIEAPLPKAPLDTAVTCHWLAIEGVQPAIPENAPVDVISVPAEAKKNEQKDDNLPVDIKLPVKHVLSRELQLYFDKVTELTLTQSESVLFKEALVSLATDSGLHPLVPYFTCFIADEVSHGLSNFSLLFALMRVVKSILQNPHIHIEPYLHQLMPSVVTCLVAKRLGSRLADNHWELRDFTANLVASICKRFGHVYSNLQSRLTKTLVNAFLDPKKALTQHYGAIQGLAALGPNVVRLLLLPNLEPYIRLLEPEMLLEKQRNEVKRHEAWRVYGSLLRAAGQCIYDRLKIFPTFPSSLPHAVLKTNARVLMSSPYKRKASLEQLEEQPPLKKTNTDGEVGVVLTNSSPSHKQGEAGTQASSVDSIIGSSSASEQMKNDTISNAVVRSNKVDTRSWKTSAALAQVWKDELNSGRILVSLFELFGEDILPFIQAPELYMFL from the exons ATGAGCATAGTAGGGAAGGAGAGAATAGAGGTGATTGCTCAGAGCATCGGAATTACGAACTTGTCCCCCGATGTCGCTCTCTCCCTCGCTCCCGACGTCGAATACCGCCTCCGCGACATCATGCAGGAATCTATCAAGTGCATGCGCCACTCTCGCCGCACCACTTTAACCGCCGACGATGTTGACAGTGCTCTCTCCTTGAGGAACGTCGAG CCTATATATGGATTTGCATCTGGTGGTCCTTTACGTTTCAAGAGAGCTCTCGGACACAGAGATTTGTTCTATATTGAAGATAAGGATCTTGACTTAAAAGAT GTCATTGAAGCTCCTCTACCGAAAGCGCCACTTGATACTGCGGTCACCTGCCACTGGCTTGCAATTGAAGGTGTACAGCCTGCTATCCCGGAAAATGCTCCTGTAGACG TGATTTCAGTTCCTGCCGAAGCCAAAAAGAATGAACAGAAGGATGATAACCTTCCTGTTGACATCAAATTACCCGTTAAGCATGTATTGTCTAGAGAGCTTCAG CTGTATTTTGATAAAGTGACTGAGCTAACTTTGACTCAGTCTGAGTCGGTTCTGTTTAAGGAAGCATTAGTAAGTTTGGCCACCGATTCAGGACTTCATCCATTAGTTCCTTATTTCACATGCTTTATAGCAGACGAG GTTTCTCATGGTTTGAGTAATTTTTCTCTTCTATTTGCCTTGATGCGAGTTGTTAAAAGCATTTTGCAAAATCCTCATATTCATATCGAACCTTAT CTGCACCAGTTGATGCCATCTGTTGTCACCTGTCTTGTGGCCAAAAGGTTGGGTAGTAGATTGGCAGACAACCATTGGGAACTTAGAGACTTTACAGCTAACCTGGTCGCCTCAATTTGCAAAAG GTTTGGTCATGTTTATAGTAATCTACAGTCTAGGTTAACAAAAACATTGGTGAATGCATTCTTGGATCCCAAGAAAGCACTGACACAACACTATGGTGCAATTCAAGGGTTGGCAGCATTAGGGCCCAATGTG gttCGCCTTCTTTTGCTGCCAAATCTTGAACCATATATAAGACTTCTGGAACCAGAGATGCTTCTTGAGAAGCAGAGGAATGAAGTCAAAAGGCATGAAGCATGGCGTGTTTATGGATCCTTGCTG CGTGCTGCAGGTCAGTGTATTTATGATCGACTGAAAATATTCCCGACTTTCCCGTCTTCTCTTCCTCATGCTGTCTTGAAGACCAATGCAAGAGTTCTCATGTCTTCACCTT ATAAACGCAAGGCAAGCCTTGAGCAGTTGGAAGAGCAGCCACCTTTGAAGAAAACTAATACTGATGGTGAGGTTGGTGTGGTTCTGACAAATTCCTCACCGTCTCATAAGCAAGGGGAGGCAGGGACTCAAGCCTCTTCAGTTGATTCAATCATTGGCTCATCATCGGCTTCTGAACAGATGAAAAATGACACAATTTCTAATGCCGTAGTTAGAAGTAACAAGGTTGATACCCGTTCATGGAAAACATCGGCTGCCCTTGCCCAAGTTTGGAAGGATGAGCTGAATTCTGGGCGTATCCTGGTATCATTGTTTGAGTTGTTTGGTGAAGACATTCTTCCCTTCATTCAGGCCCCTGAGTTGTATATGTTCTTGTAA
- the LOC112798176 gene encoding uncharacterized protein isoform X2 yields the protein MAMDLSRITVRPFKLADADDMLLWAGDDRVTGNTRLDVCVSKEQAIAFIRDECMAQEFKRSICMDDRSIGIIWVIPWLGEDNFKADLGYAIGFKYWGKGIATKAVKIVLSQVFNVLPYLKRLQAFTLVENKASQRVLQKVKQRYKNKAQQR from the exons ATGGCAATGGACCTCTCAAGAATCACGGTGAGGCCATTCAAGCTAGCCGACGCGGACGACATGTTGTTATGGGCCGGCGACGATAGAGTCACCGGCAATACACGATTGGATGTCTGTGTATCCAAAGAACAAGCCATAGCATTCATCAGAGATGAATGCATGGCGCAAGAATTCAAAAGATCTATTTGCATGGACGACCGGTCGATTGGGATTATTTGGGTGATTCCATGGCTTGGTGAAGACAACTTCAAGGCTGATTTAGGGTATGCAATAGGGTTCAAGTATTGGGGCAAAGGAATAGCCACAAAAGCAGTGAAGATTGTTTTGTCACAAGTGTTCAATGTGTTACCTTATTTGAAGAGGTTGCAAGCTTTTACCCTTGTGGAGAACAAGGCCTCCCAAAGGGTGTTGCAAAAG GTAAAgcaaagatataaaaataaagcgCAACAAAGGTAA
- the LOC112798176 gene encoding uncharacterized protein isoform X1, translating into MAMDLSRITVRPFKLADADDMLLWAGDDRVTGNTRLDVCVSKEQAIAFIRDECMAQEFKRSICMDDRSIGIIWVIPWLGEDNFKADLGYAIGFKYWGKGIATKAVKIVLSQVFNVLPYLKRLQAFTLVENKASQRVLQKVGFQREGVLRKFFYFKGNFEDFLVHSFLSTDEIPPLD; encoded by the coding sequence ATGGCAATGGACCTCTCAAGAATCACGGTGAGGCCATTCAAGCTAGCCGACGCGGACGACATGTTGTTATGGGCCGGCGACGATAGAGTCACCGGCAATACACGATTGGATGTCTGTGTATCCAAAGAACAAGCCATAGCATTCATCAGAGATGAATGCATGGCGCAAGAATTCAAAAGATCTATTTGCATGGACGACCGGTCGATTGGGATTATTTGGGTGATTCCATGGCTTGGTGAAGACAACTTCAAGGCTGATTTAGGGTATGCAATAGGGTTCAAGTATTGGGGCAAAGGAATAGCCACAAAAGCAGTGAAGATTGTTTTGTCACAAGTGTTCAATGTGTTACCTTATTTGAAGAGGTTGCAAGCTTTTACCCTTGTGGAGAACAAGGCCTCCCAAAGGGTGTTGCAAAAGGTAGGTTTCCAAAGGGAAGGAGTGCTTAGGAAGTTCTTTTATTTCAAGGGAAACTTTGAGGATTTCTTGGTTCATAGTTTTTTGTCAACAGATGAAATTCCTCCTCTAGATTAG